CCGTGGTGGCCGTGGCTGTGGGTGTGGTTGCGGCCGTGGCAGTCGCCGCCGTTCCCGCTGTCGGTCTGCGCCTCGTTAGTGCCTGCATGCATGTCGATGCAAACTTTAGAAGtcagaagaaaaaagaaaaactgcTGGGAGATGTTTATATAGTGAGAGCAGCGCGCGGTCGATCGCTTGCCTATTTCCGTGCTGCAGTCCGCCGTGGCATGGAGTGCACAAGAGAGGAGGACGAGAACAACGGAGACGAGGAGGAGCAGAGGAAGCCATGGGTTCCTGCAGCTGGGTCGGTGATCCATGGTGCCTGATGGATTGATGGATGACTATTATTGACTCGGGCACAAATCATCTTGGTGGTGTATTAATATATACTACTACGTATGGTAGCATGTATAGAAGCAATTCAGAGTAACTCTGTCCGGCTCCAGGCTCCGGCATCTGATTATGGCAACAGGTCGTCTCATTTCCATATAAACGCAATTTTTCTATATCCATGCTTTCGATTCTCTtttctttagttttttttttgtttccggTCCTCCTCCTCTTTAATTAGTAAGCTCGGCGCTTACAGTTGAAAGTGTAGTTTAATGTTTTTCTACTTCCTCTTAATAATGAAATACATGTGTCTAGGCACGGTCGAGAAATCCATGCTGCAAGATTTTGGTGGATTAGACTCGAACACCGATCCAGCTGcgcttattatatatatatatatctctttCCGTTCGTGAATTATGGAAATAAGATCATGTTGTGCTTCAATTTTCAATCGTTGTAAAATAAAGTGTACGTGGAGATGTGCAGCACGTATAACAATCCATATATATAATATCAATCATCAAAACAGATGAATGCTAGGTGGAGAGAGATATGTACACATATGCACAGCCGACGAGTAAATAATGCAGGGTGACGAGATCATCAAAGACGCAGCAGCAGAACTACGGCGGCCGCCACGACGAGCAGCAGGGCGCGAGCGGCCACCGCGGACGGCCGCCGGCCCGTCGCAGGCGCGGCGGTGCTCCGGTGGTGACCGTGGCCGGTGACCGTGCGAGGGTAGAACGGCGTCCCCGCCGTGCCGTGGCCGTCGTCGCCTGTGCCGTGTCCCCGGCCGTGGCCGTGGCAGCCGCCGCCGAATCTGACGACGGTCCTAGACCAGGATCGGGCCACCGAAGCCTGCGGCGGCATCCAAACAACACTCGTGTAAAGTTGAAGGTGAGAGCAAGCGATCGACGGCCTGGAGGCCGGCCACCTGGGCGAAATTAAAAAGTAGCACGGAATAGGTAGCTAGAGAGCGAGGCGCACGTATGTATGACGTGCCTACGCGGTGTTCGCCACCGATGACATCTGCGTGGTGATGACGAGTTGCATGAACACCGGAGACGGCCAGGAGCAGCAGAACCACCGACAGGAGGCAAGGAACTGGAGAAGGCGAGGCGGTGGCGCCATTATTACTCCTCACTAATATTAGCAGTTAACCACTTAACTCTGCATGCAAATAGTAATCCCATCCCATGCATTCGCTGTCAACGTAACGTCGCCTTCTTATTCCTTCTGCCTCCTTTTCGCACTATTGTCCCTGGCTTTGTCCATCCGGCCAAAGAAAGCGACCGGTCGGGAAGAGAATACgtgaggagatggagatggagatgccgTGCGTGGCTCTAGCTCCAATGGGCAAGTGCCATCATCGCCTCATCGGCATCCTGCTCCTGTAGTAGTTGCGTGATTTTAAAATAGCAGAAAAtaatttaattatgtattttgtgagcatttaaatttagaaaaataaaatttttgttaaaattaaaataaaatataagGTCTACGtacatgtttgtgcattcatgctgatgcatatttattttgtgatgcttgggtttcatcaaaatttgcaaaagaatttgaatttggttggaatttggatttgaaaaaaagagagaattcttccttcttcttcgttgggaacaaagttgaattttagtatgacatatcaccctcagacagatggacaaactgagaggactaatcaaattttagaggacatgttgagagcttgtgcgttgcagtacggtacaagttgggacaagagtttgccttatgcagagttctcgtgtAACAAcaattatcagaagagtctcaatatggcacctttcgaagctttgtatggacgaaagtgtaggaccccgttgttttggaatcaaacggaaGAAATTCAAATGTTCGGAccggatgttttaagagacgtagaagagcaagtaaggatgattagagataacttgagagtggcacaatctcgatagaagagttatgctgatacttggagagaattggttttcaaaatagggaattatgtttacctaaaagtatc
Above is a genomic segment from Miscanthus floridulus cultivar M001 chromosome 3, ASM1932011v1, whole genome shotgun sequence containing:
- the LOC136545658 gene encoding uncharacterized protein gives rise to the protein MDHRPSCRNPWLPLLLLVSVVLVLLSCALHATADCSTEIGTNEAQTDSGNGGDCHGRNHTHSHGHHGGSSGGKDKPGTTPAAASNSNNPWVLTAGAAPRPQVVSGFTAATGVIVLVTGAAVSWSLTTY